Genomic DNA from Ruminococcus sp. OA3:
TAGTAGGGTTTACCTTGAGCACGCTTTTTATCCAAGAACTTATAAACACAATCCTCTTGTGGCTTTGTTTTTATTAATATATCCATGACTTGAAACAGAGTTTTACGAAGTTCAGAAGATCCTCGTTTGGTAGTAGGCACGCTTTTTTGTGCATAAAAGCTTGATTCATTTACACCGGGATCAACACCCGCAAAAGCGGTGAGCGCTCCTTTGTGAGTAAAGCGTAACACATCTCCTATCTCTGCCATAAGCTGGGGACCAAGGGATGGACCTACACCTTTCATATTCATAACGACAGGAAATTCTGGGAGTTTTGATACTGTTTTATACATGATGCTTCGAAATTCTTCTACAGTTTTAGAAACAACGTTAAGTTGATCAATGGCTTGTTTAAGAATAAGTTTGGTAATCTCATCTTTTGGAAGTATAGGAACAAGTTCCTTGGACAATCCGTAGATTTCTTCAGCTTTTGATTTGCTGAAGTTATACTTCTTACGTTTGCACCAATTCTGATAGTGCTCTGTGAAGGCATTTAAAGACATTTTACGAAAACAGTCCGCATGCCAGTAAGAAGATGCAAAATCAACCCATTTCTGGCTACCATCACTACGTGCGGGGCTATCAAAGAAGGTGTTTACTCCAGGAAATGTTTGGTCAAGAATACCGATGAGATTATTTTTCATTGCCGTCTTGTGCTTCATGTAGAAGCCAAACTGGCGATTCATAGTTTTTAATTGGTTGCGCATTTCATCCGTAACACTATGTGGTTTGAGGTTGTCCCACTTGTCAAGGGCATAGCGGGCAATCTTAACAGCGTCCGCTTTGTCAGATTTGACTTTTCTGAGACTATCATTATCAAAGTCTTTGATAAGTTTAGGATTTATAGCACAAGTGAAAATACCGGCATTTGAAAGCTGATGAGCCAAGGCTTCATAATAGCGTCCTGTATGTTCCATTACAACACGAGATTCACCGTCTACGGACTTAATCAGATTTACCAATGAACTTATGTCACTGGAGGAATGCTTGATTTCAAATGGAGATTTAACAATCTCACCGAATGGGCGCAAGATAACAAACATACTTTTGCCTTTAGAAACATCGATACCTACTGCGTTCATATATTTGCCACTCCTTAAAAATAGTATTGCAATGGATAAGCACCAGTTTTACTCATTGCCTATTGTATCTACTGTGAGATGACACGAACGTACCAAAGGCAGTTCAACCTGCATAAAACGAATGCTGCAAATGAGATGCTGGATATCAGACTATGATACGGATGTGAAGTCCAAGGAGGCCTCCGATATACCAATTGCTCCATCATTATACAGCCTGAGCAATAAGTTGGATAATTCCTTACTGGCTGTAAGGGTTATTAACCATAAACTTATTGTAGTAGGAGGCCTTTTTATTATGGCAAGAGAAAAGAAACAAGTACACAAGGTACAAATGACAGATGGAAAAAGGAACATCATCCAGCAGCTCCTTCAAGAGTACGACATCCAGTCCGCCGAAGATATTCAGGATGCACTCAAGGACCTGTTTGGCGGCACAATCAAAGAAATGATGGAAACAGAGATGGATGAGCATCTGGACTATGAGAAATCAGAACGTTCGGACACAGATGATTACCGTAACGGTTATAAATCTAAGCGAATCAATCGCAGCTATGGCAGTATGAACATTCAGGTCCCTCAGGACCGTAAGTCCACATTCGAGCCATAGATGGTTAAAAAACGCCAGAAAGATATCTCCAGTATCGACAAAAAAATCATTTCTATGTATGCCAAAGGTATGACCACGTGGCAGATCTCTGATACGCTAGAGGACATTTATGGCTTTGAGGCATCGGAAGGCTTTATTTCAGATGTTACCGATAAAATCATGCCACAAATTGAAGACTGGCAGAACCGGCCACTTTCAGAGGTATATCCGGTTCTCTACATAGATGCCATTCATTACTCGGTTCGTGATAATGGAGTCATCCGCAAGCTTGCGGCTTACGTGATTCTTGGCATCAATCAGGAGGGACGCAAAGAAGTCCTGACCATCGGGGTTGGAGAAAACGAAAGTTCTAAATATTGGCTGTCTGTACTAAATGGCTTAAAAAATCGGGGAGTGAAAGATATTTTAATCCTCTGTGCAGATGGACTCAGTGGCATCAAAGAGGCAATCACAGCATCGTATCCGAAGACCGAATATCAACGCTGTATCGTGCATCAGGTATGTAATACCATGAAATACGTGTCAGACAAAGATAGAAATCCCTTCTGTACGGATCTTAAAACAATCTATCAGACACCAACGGAAGAAAAAGCTCTGGACGCCCTGGAACGGGTCACTGAAAAATGGAGTATAAAATCTCCCAATTCCATGAGGAGCTGGAAACAGAACTGGGATGCCATATCCCCGATTTTCAAGTTTTCTACAGCGATCAGAAAGGTCACTTATACGACCAACGCCATTGAGAGCCTGAACGCCACTTATCGCAAGCTAAACCGCCAGAGAAGCGTGTTTCCAAGCGATACCGCGCTACTGAAAGCGTTGTACCTGTCTACGTTTGAAGCTACAAAGAAATGGACGATGCCACTCAGGAATTGGGGACAGGTTTATGGGGAACTGAGCATCATGTACGAAGGGCGGCTGCCGGAATAATCCAATCTGCCTTATTTTCCACAGGCGGCTGATCCGCCTGTTCTTGACATGCAACGATAGTTACTGCTATATATAAAACAAGGGCTGAAAGTCCAGCAAGGAATTTTCAGCCCAGTTATTACCATAGAAGATCAGCATTTACAGACTTTTCTTCACACTCTCCAATGCGCCGGTCGTGGGAAACCCTCTTGCTTGTAACATTTCAAAACATCTTATGTTGTGGTTTATCAAGAAATACGACACAGCCAGAGAATTACATCCCACTATTTCAAAACATCTTATGTTGTGGTTTATCTCGAAAGATCCGTTAGAATCACCAGATTCTATTTTTATTTCAAAACATCTTATGTTGTGGTTTATCGCCTATTGGCTCTTGCCCTTGTGTTGATAGTTTAAAATTTCAAAACATCTTATGTTGTGGTTTATCATCTTCCACAATCGACAACCGGAAAGTAATAGATGCATTTCAAAACATCTTATGTTGTGGTTTATCCATGTTGAGCTTTTTTCAGAGTGGGGCATGTGGGAATTTCAAAACATCTTATGTTGTGGTTTATCCGCAGAGGAGGACGACGCGCAATCACAGTCGGTGTAATTTCAAAACATCTTATGTTGTGGTTTATCTCCGGTCGACCTCCTCTTGATAGAGCGGTATAATCATTTCAAAACATCTTATGTTGTGGTTTATCAAGCTGTCGAAATATCTCAGCCTCACATACCTCCATTTCAAAACATCTTATGTTGTGGTTTATCCCTATCGCGCCATTTGTAAGCTGTGTCAATTGCTCCATTTCAAAACATCTTATGTTGTGGTTTATCTCAGATAATATCCATCGAGTCTTGTAATATTATCTATTTCAAAACATCTTATGTTGTGGTTTATCCCTGGTATTTCGATTTCTTCAATTCTTTTTTCGGGATTTCAAAACATCTTATGTTGTGGTTTATCCCAGATCTCGCTGTACCTTCCATGCCAAATCATCAGATTTCAAAACATCTTATGTTGTGGTTTATCCCAGCTTCTTAACGTCAATTCCCAGTGTCGAAGGACATTTCAAAACATCTTATGTTGTGGTTTATCCCACTTCCTTTCCTAGTAATCTATCAAGTTTTCTTCATTTCAAAACATCTTATGTTGTGGTTTATCATGTACCTATGCGACAAGCTGGACTGTCAGCCATGATTTCAAAACATCTTATGTTGTGGTTTATCAAATTGAACCGATCGGAGCCGATAGCCTTCGGATATTTCAAAACATCTTATGTTGTGGTTTATCTGGGAACGCGTAGAACCGCGCAAGATGACACACGAATTTCAAAACATCTTATGTTGTGGTTTATCGATATTCACACTCTCATCGTCAATTACAATCTTTTATTTCAAAACATCTTATGTTGTGGTTTATCATCAAAGTAGTACCAAACCTGTGCCTAATGTAAAATTTCAAAACATCTTATGTTGTGGTTTATCCATCGCCGCGAAATACGGGATAAGCGTAAGCTACGATTTCAAAACATCTTATGTTGTGGTTTATCTGCAAGCGATTTTTCTAAAATGTATGAAATTTCTTATTTCAAAACATCTTATGTTGTGGTTTATCTCCTCCATTAATTAAAAAGGATAGTTTTCTATCGATTTCAAAACATCTTATGTTGTGGTTTATCGTTTTCTTATGGCTACAGATAAAGACTCTGATAGATTTCAAAACATCTTATGTTGTGGTTTATCATATACTATGCAAACGCCCAACGTGCTGTACATATATTTCAAAACATCTTATGTTGTGGTTTATCGAGAAAGGTGGTGTAAAAATGTGGATATCAAAACGATTTCAAAACATCTTATGTTGTGGTTTATCCAGTTGGAAACAGTTCTCAGTGCTCAAAAATCATTTCAAAACATCTTATGTTGTGGTTTATCAATCAATGCAGCAGAAGCACCAGTGATCACCCCAAATTTCAAAACATCTTATGTTGTGGTTTATCAAATATATATTCACCGGTTCCGGCGGACGCAAGAATTTCAAAACATCTTATGTTGTGGTTTATCAATGTTTCAATTTCAGTTGCAAGTGTTTTTGCTTCATTTCAAAACATCTTATGTTGTGGTTTATCACCAACAGCACCACCATCTAAATCATTCATCGGCATTTCAAAACATCTTATGTTGTGGTTTATCGTCTTCCTGGCATACAAAACCATGTTTTCAAATTTTATTTCAAAACATCTTATGTTGTGGTTTATCCACAGAAGCCAAAAAGACAAGCTACACCTTCAAACATTTCAAAACATCTTATGTTGTGGTTTATCTGAAGATTGGCTTTTTAATGGAACTGGCGGTGAATTTCAAAACATCTTATGTTGTGGTTTATCTCAGGAATATCTGGATTATCCGGGAAATTGTCATCATTTCAAAACATCTTATGTTGTGGTTTATCACCGATGCCACGGAAGAAAAAAGAAATTAAAGTTACATTTCAAAACATCTTATGTTGTGGTTTATCAAATTTCACATAAATAGTATCCGATGGATCTTGAAATTTCAAAACATCTTATGTTGTGGTTTATCCCCATCCACTTGTCCATTTCTCCGTGATTATTCCAGATTTCAAAACATCTTATGTTGTGGTTTATCTCAACCCTGCGGCCGTAGCAGAATCATTTAACCACATTTC
This window encodes:
- a CDS encoding IS110 family transposase, coding for MNAVGIDVSKGKSMFVILRPFGEIVKSPFEIKHSSSDISSLVNLIKSVDGESRVVMEHTGRYYEALAHQLSNAGIFTCAINPKLIKDFDNDSLRKVKSDKADAVKIARYALDKWDNLKPHSVTDEMRNQLKTMNRQFGFYMKHKTAMKNNLIGILDQTFPGVNTFFDSPARSDGSQKWVDFASSYWHADCFRKMSLNAFTEHYQNWCKRKKYNFSKSKAEEIYGLSKELVPILPKDEITKLILKQAIDQLNVVSKTVEEFRSIMYKTVSKLPEFPVVMNMKGVGPSLGPQLMAEIGDVLRFTHKGALTAFAGVDPGVNESSFYAQKSVPTTKRGSSELRKTLFQVMDILIKTKPQEDCVYKFLDKKRAQGKPYYVYMTAGANKFLRIYYGRVKEYLITLQEY